AGCTGGTGATGGGTTGAAGATTTGGATAGACATTGTTAACGCCCCCCATGTGCGGTTTTTCCACAGTATAATCCGCTACCTGGAGAATCAGGGTGAAGAAGTTTTTATAACTGCTCGCCGCTTTGGTGATGTGCACCGACTACTTGATCTATTCGGGATCGAGTACAACCTGGTGGGATGGCACGGGGTGAGTCTGGAGGAGAAACTCATCCGAAGTACTCAGAGAGCCTACGAGCTTTCTCAGATCATAAGCAGGGAAAAACCAGATGTTGCTGTTTCCAAACATTCCATTGAACTTCCCCGTGTTTCTTATGGTCTTAAAATCCCCAGTGTCTATGTTCTGGATAATGAACATGCCATAGCTGCTAACAAACTGACCTTACCCCTCTGTGACCATATTATATTGCCAGAAGTAATTGAAAAAGAGGCAGTGGTTGGTTGTGGTGCAGACCCCAATCACCTGTACCCTTATAATGGAACATCAGAGATCACTCATCTGGTGGATTTCCAGTACAACCCCAATATATTTCAGGACCTTAAATTAGATCTTGACAAAGAAAAAACAATATTGATGAGGCCAGAACCTGCATTGGCTTCTTATTTGGATGCTGACTGCCGTAAAACGGTCCTGTCTCCCATCGTTGATGCCCTGGAAGATCAGGCCAACATCCTGGTGATTCCACGTTTCAGGGAACAGCAGCAAATATTTGAGGATGATGAACAGATTACCTTGATAAAACCTCCTGTGGATACATTTAGCCTTATGAAGGCTTGTGACCTGGTGATAGGGGCTGGTGGAACCATGAACCGGG
This DNA window, taken from Methanobacterium subterraneum, encodes the following:
- a CDS encoding DUF354 domain-containing protein, with the protein product MKIWIDIVNAPHVRFFHSIIRYLENQGEEVFITARRFGDVHRLLDLFGIEYNLVGWHGVSLEEKLIRSTQRAYELSQIISREKPDVAVSKHSIELPRVSYGLKIPSVYVLDNEHAIAANKLTLPLCDHIILPEVIEKEAVVGCGADPNHLYPYNGTSEITHLVDFQYNPNIFQDLKLDLDKEKTILMRPEPALASYLDADCRKTVLSPIVDALEDQANILVIPRFREQQQIFEDDEQITLIKPPVDTFSLMKACDLVIGAGGTMNREAALLGTPVISCYPGKLLSVDSYYIEKGLMKRSTRPEEIVGMARELLKDDHQHGKLPTDDLFKIIIDHIYQIVTG